In one Pseudomonas purpurea genomic region, the following are encoded:
- a CDS encoding DUF1842 domain-containing protein, protein MSIGLFHTRLSVTNSLLGAPVLTLDLLVDTVNKKVSGVASIFQSTYPPLNFRARVWGEYSEAKLIPEAENHIILTLDGSPSGPYSQIAQTFDLRGILGADWASGFASYKYYDQDHWTTVKHAAVSQAPALHPEHPHHPHLPLYAVAVQQAQASGDLAQLKAVVSQGEQQLAHSGALRNALEQLHAEIARLEAR, encoded by the coding sequence ATGTCAATTGGACTTTTTCACACGCGCCTCAGCGTCACCAACTCGCTACTCGGCGCACCGGTTTTAACCCTGGATCTGCTGGTGGACACCGTCAACAAGAAAGTCAGCGGTGTGGCCAGCATTTTCCAAAGCACCTACCCACCGTTGAACTTCCGTGCCCGTGTATGGGGTGAGTACTCCGAGGCCAAACTGATCCCCGAGGCGGAAAACCACATCATCCTCACCCTGGATGGCAGCCCAAGCGGCCCTTACAGCCAAATCGCCCAAACCTTTGACCTGCGCGGCATCTTAGGTGCCGATTGGGCCAGCGGTTTTGCCAGCTACAAGTACTACGATCAGGACCACTGGACTACAGTGAAGCACGCAGCTGTCAGCCAGGCCCCGGCCCTGCACCCGGAGCATCCGCACCATCCTCACTTGCCGCTCTACGCCGTCGCGGTACAGCAAGCGCAAGCCAGCGGTGACCTGGCGCAACTCAAAGCCGTGGTGAGCCAGGGTGAACAGCAATTGGCCCACAGCGGTGCCTTGCGCAACGC
- a CDS encoding DUF1842 domain-containing protein, with protein sequence MSDSNQHAVGLFPLCYRIGTSAAGAQNLALNLLVFTPEQTVSGTAAITQATNPPLDVHSDVWGEYTYLTVMKPGVSKILITAQGNQGGSGSNSVVNFKLHMVVGSDWKEGVANYEYFNGQRWVKVSAPAHLIESVPSYAHSLPLEPGPVIPAYSPIMPLYAAPIQSAIASGDLAQMKSLASLAKQQLDQQPQLQSALEAAKGEISRLERR encoded by the coding sequence ATGTCTGATTCCAATCAGCACGCTGTCGGTTTGTTCCCACTCTGCTATCGAATTGGCACTTCGGCTGCAGGTGCGCAAAACCTGGCACTCAATCTTTTGGTTTTCACACCCGAGCAAACGGTCAGCGGCACTGCTGCAATCACTCAGGCAACCAACCCGCCACTGGATGTACATTCCGATGTCTGGGGTGAATACACCTACCTGACCGTCATGAAACCCGGTGTCAGCAAAATCCTGATCACCGCTCAAGGTAACCAGGGCGGCTCAGGCTCGAACTCTGTCGTGAATTTCAAGTTGCATATGGTGGTCGGTAGCGACTGGAAAGAAGGCGTCGCCAACTACGAGTACTTCAATGGTCAGCGGTGGGTCAAGGTCAGTGCTCCCGCCCATCTCATCGAATCCGTGCCCTCCTACGCCCATTCACTGCCTTTGGAGCCCGGCCCGGTGATTCCGGCCTATTCGCCGATCATGCCGCTGTACGCCGCGCCGATTCAGAGTGCCATTGCCAGCGGTGACCTGGCCCAGATGAAAAGTCTGGCGAGCCTTGCCAAACAACAACTGGACCAGCAACCACAGCTACAGAGTGCGCTTGAGGCCGCCAAGGGTGAAATCAGCCGGCTGGAACGCCGCTAA
- a CDS encoding DUF1843 domain-containing protein — protein sequence MSNTPRHTMPPYGTAIQSAISAGDLPQMKTLLKQREVSATEPKELKAAYEELSAVVARLEKH from the coding sequence ATGAGCAATACGCCCCGCCACACCATGCCCCCTTATGGGACTGCTATTCAAAGCGCGATCTCGGCAGGCGACCTGCCGCAAATGAAAACCTTGCTGAAACAGCGCGAAGTTTCCGCCACAGAACCCAAAGAACTAAAAGCTGCTTACGAGGAGTTATCAGCGGTAGTCGCGCGTTTGGAAAAGCACTAA
- a CDS encoding alpha/beta hydrolase: protein MSDTPTIVLVHGFWGGAAHWSRVIGELVRMGHTSIRAVELPLTSLADDAERTRKMIAQQQGPVLLVGHSYGGAVITEAGDQPNVVGLVYIAAFAPDAGESPGGITQEHLPVAAANLLPDSDGYLWVKPELYHTSFCQDLPEAEGKVMGITQKAPLASTFGDTISNPAWKKKPSWYQISSEDRMIAPQNQQRMSARLNARKVITLTASHASLASKAPEVAALIDEAARESVKA, encoded by the coding sequence ATGAGCGATACACCGACGATTGTATTGGTACATGGTTTTTGGGGCGGGGCTGCACACTGGAGCAGGGTGATTGGCGAGCTGGTACGGATGGGGCACACGTCCATTCGTGCGGTGGAGCTGCCGCTGACCTCGCTGGCAGACGACGCAGAACGCACGCGCAAGATGATCGCCCAGCAACAGGGGCCGGTGCTGCTGGTCGGGCACTCGTATGGTGGCGCGGTGATTACCGAGGCGGGTGACCAACCCAATGTAGTGGGGCTGGTGTACATCGCGGCATTTGCCCCGGACGCCGGAGAGAGTCCCGGCGGGATCACGCAGGAGCATCTGCCGGTAGCGGCGGCCAACCTGTTGCCGGACAGCGATGGTTACCTGTGGGTCAAGCCTGAGCTGTATCACACAAGCTTCTGTCAGGATCTGCCCGAGGCCGAGGGGAAGGTGATGGGCATCACCCAGAAAGCACCGCTGGCCAGTACCTTTGGCGACACGATCAGCAACCCGGCCTGGAAGAAGAAACCGTCGTGGTATCAGATCTCCAGCGAGGACCGGATGATTGCACCGCAAAATCAGCAGCGGATGTCTGCCCGGTTGAACGCCAGAAAGGTTATTACTTTGACGGCGAGCCATGCCTCGCTGGCGTCGAAAGCGCCTGAGGTGGCTGCCCTCATTGATGAAGCGGCCAGGGAATCAGTGAAGGCGTAA
- a CDS encoding ChbG/HpnK family deacetylase codes for MPHHVIVNADDFGLSPSENAVILRAFQAGVISSATAMANMPAFEAACALAQQPLLKGRVGLHFNLTYGRPLSQAIVQRRTFCNSQGEFDLNLPRHRLWLSRADSEAVRQELSAQWQHCLDHGMRPSHLDSHQHVHNIWPVGEIVARFAARQGVPVRLARNLGQNLSVPKRLFKTLLNRRLRSLAGATADYVCTPVDLRNAAPPTDGLLEIVAHPNNLGEDFGDAYLNHGESLSALLERRLAGVSRVAYSAAIRVPATSESAVQ; via the coding sequence ATGCCTCACCACGTCATAGTCAACGCTGACGACTTCGGCCTCAGCCCCAGCGAAAACGCCGTGATCCTGCGGGCGTTCCAGGCCGGGGTCATCAGTTCCGCCACCGCCATGGCCAATATGCCGGCGTTCGAAGCGGCCTGTGCGCTGGCACAACAGCCGTTGCTCAAAGGGCGAGTCGGCCTGCATTTCAACCTCACCTATGGCCGGCCGCTCAGCCAGGCAATCGTGCAACGCAGGACCTTCTGCAACAGCCAAGGTGAATTCGACTTGAACCTGCCCCGCCACCGCCTCTGGCTCAGCCGCGCCGACAGCGAGGCGGTGCGCCAGGAACTTTCGGCGCAGTGGCAACATTGCCTGGATCATGGCATGCGCCCCAGCCATCTGGACTCGCACCAACACGTCCACAACATCTGGCCCGTCGGTGAGATCGTTGCCCGGTTTGCCGCCCGGCAAGGCGTACCCGTACGCTTGGCGCGCAACCTGGGGCAAAACCTCAGCGTGCCCAAACGCCTGTTCAAAACCTTGCTCAATCGTCGACTGCGCAGCCTCGCCGGTGCCACCGCCGACTACGTCTGCACCCCGGTCGACCTGCGCAATGCCGCGCCGCCGACCGACGGTTTACTGGAGATCGTCGCCCACCCCAACAACCTCGGCGAGGACTTCGGGGATGCCTATCTGAACCACGGCGAATCCCTCAGCGCCCTGCTTGAAAGGCGTCTGGCCGGGGTATCCCGGGTGGCTTACAGCGCAGCGATCAGAGTGCCTGCAACGTCGGAGTCGGCCGTGCAGTAA